The genomic region TGGTATCTTTCGCAAACGCCAAACGCCTTCCCGTCTGTCTGCAATACATCAAATCATATGCTATCCCACAAAGTCTTGGTGTAGTGGCCTGGAGCCTGCGAGCTGTCCACATCAATCACATTGACATCTCCCTTGCCAGCGTTGTGAATGACGGCTCTGTTGTATTCTCCGGTCTTCGCGTCTTGCTGTACCTCGATTCCGAGAGAACGGTAAAAGCTCAATTTGAGGCTATTGGAGGGATTAGCATCAGTCCCATGGACAACTCCCATCACTCCCTGTCCACTCACATATTGGCATCCTCTTGCTTCTGCACAGATCTTCTCGCACCACCCTCCACGCCTTCTTTCTCGAGCGTCTCCAACTGCTGTTTCAGCGCCGCAAGCTCCCCGCCTAGTCTTTCTGTCTCGATCTCTGCATCGTTGACGCCTTTCGCGATCCTGAACTTCTCGGTGTCCATCTTGAGCATCTCTGCTGCGTGACGTCCTGCATCGTGTCGCTCCTCTTCGTAGTCGTACTGTCCCTTGATGTTGTTTAGCCGTCTACTGAGGCTGCTCAAGACGTCGGTCTGTTGGTCCAATCGCGATTGTCGCGCGCTCGCCAGTGTGTGCAGTGATTCTGATATGCGGTTCAAGCTGTCCTTGTCTGGTGCAATGCGGAATTTGCTCGTCGTTGCGGACATCAAGTCTACCGGGTCTTCGTCGAACAAGACCATATTTGCGGCTATCGCGTTTTTCGTGCGCGTTCGTGGGTCTGTTCGAGGGCAAATGCAAGATTGTCGCACTTCAAGGCCAATGTTGATGTGGTGCGTCACTTCCCAAACAGAACGCTCCTTCCTCAGCAACCACGCGACGCGGACCGAGTCCCGCCTGGCCCAAGCTTCAGACCCTTGCCCGCCGGGTGACGTTTTGGCCGCCACGCCTTGTGAGAGTTGGCGAAGGCAGTCGCAATCCACATCTTCTGGTGCAACAGATCACCACATCGGAAGTCACCATGGCAGAACATCTACCCTGTGAGTCTTGAACCAGCAACGTGCGACGACTTGAAATCATCATCAATATGGATGCAAAAGCTGACCAAAACCGCTTTCCAGATGCCGCGGATGCAGAGAGGTATGCCGTCGCCTTGGTCGCGAGTTCACGATGTTCGGGACAGAGAGCTGATCCACCCGTGTAGCCCCCTGAAGCCAGCAGAACTCCAAGTCCTGCGGTTACAGTACGAGAAAGAAGGCGAATATGTCTCGCTGCAGACCAAGTTCAACTATGCATGGGTATGATCAGGGCCAGACACCTCGAAGCACTTGGACAAGCTCTCATGATTACACTAGGGCCTCATAAAGTCATCATCGCGAACAGACCAACAAGACGGCGTACGACTCCTCTCGGACATATTCCGGCAGAGCCCCGATCGAAGGCGAGAATGCTTATACTACCTCGCCCTCGGCAACTACAAACTCGGCAACTACGCAGAGGCACGACGATACAACGATAACCTACTCGAGATCGAACCGAATAACCTGCAAGCACAGAGCCTGAGCCAAATTGTCGAGGAGAAGGTAAACAAGGAAGGTCTCGTGGGCATGGCTATAGTGGGAGGACTGGCAGTGGCCGCTGGTGTCGTCGGTGGCATGATTTTCAAAGGAGCACAACGAAAGAGATAGCGGAGCAGAGAGTCCGTACAACTTGCATTGAATAGGGAGCGGGAGCATGGCGTTGCAGATAAGTTGTTCTTCGAGCTACAATTACGAGTCTAATCTCTGTTACCCTTTGGCTGCTGCCCTGGTCACTGATCCATGTCTGGCCCTATCTCACGACTCGAAGTCGAGCCTAGGTGCGATCTTCCCTGCCGCTACATCCTGAGTCACTCCCAGGCGTTGCCGAAGCTCGAACAGGTCGAGCCGTTGCTTGCCATTCGGATAAAAATTGCTCTCATCCAACCACTTCTCCAATGCCTGCTTCGCTATCGACCAGTCGTCGTCGATTAGACTTAGCCAGGTCGAGTCGCGAGATCGACCTTTTGCGATCAGATGCTTCCGAAAGGTGCCCTCATACTTGTATCACAGTCTCTCAGCGGCCCTTCGCGAAGGCTTGTTGAGAGCATTGCACTTCCATGTCACTCTTCGATACGGTGGTGAAGTGCCCTTTGCTAGTGCTTGGGACTCTGGATCGAGCACATTCTTCAACAGCAAGTAGTGCATTTCTGTCGCAGCGGTCGTTCTCTGCAGAGCCGGGCCAAAGAGGATGCCGCCGACCTCGATGTCTCGATGCTGGTTGTTGATGTTGAGGTAGGAAATAATGCCCAGGACGTCACTGTGTTTCGACTCAGAGTCTTCAACTGTCCTCTCGGCGTTGAGGGGGCTTCGAGCAGCTTTGACTACATAAGTTACAAATCCTGCTTCGGTTCCCAAGGCGGAAAGCGTGCTCCAGAGTTCATCTACGCCTTTCGGTATCGTCCAGGGTAGATAGTCAAACAAGTAGCCATTGCTCTGGAGTTGAAGGTTATCGGACAGACTTTGCATGTGAGAGCGGTCGATGCGTTCGAGTGTGACAAGTTTGCCTTTTAGTGTGAAGGTGTTGTCTGGGATGGCGCATAGAGTGGTGTCGACTTCCGGTCCCAGATCTGCAATTCGAGGGACATCCTCGACTGCTTCTTGGCTAGGCGGCATGGTCGTATGCTTTGCTGCAAAGTGTCAGTGAGACCTTAAAAAGGTTGTTCAAAGTCTCTGTATTTCGAAGGGAAAATGTCTTACGCCTTATACAAGCCGAATACGGCAAGGGCGCAACAGCCTGAAGCTCAAGCTCATTGCGCGATGGCAACTGCCAGATCTAGCAGCTGGGATTGTCAACGTAGGCACAATTCACTTCAACACATGATTGGAAAGCACACACTGCTGTATCATATACAGTCCCACCCCCTATGTAATATATTTCAATACCATAGAAGCGCCACCCACCCTTCTTCCTCCCTGATGCAAGATTCGTTACCTAGAATACAGTATCAAACCCGAGAGTACAAGTAAACTCCGAAGCGAATCTCGAGCGTGGTATCCTCCTTTTCCAGGTTGTCCCATCCTTCCATGACTTTAAATTCCCCATGCTTTCCGTGGCCCAAAATCCAGTAACAGCCCTTCCGTTGGGGTATATCCGAGACCGTAATACGCAATGCCGCCGTGATACTCATTAAGTTAATCGTTCATTACCGCCCATACCTGTCGTAATAAAAATGCTTTTCACATTGTGCATTGGCCATAGAGCTTTTTGTGCTCGGCCTCGATCCAAAGTGGTTTCTCGTTCGCGTACCACTTGCGCAGATTGTTGAGAAGCTGGAGAAAGGTCAGTCTTGTCAAATATTAGGCGTGAACGGTGAGTGTGCTCGCCTTGTTTGCGGTCTTCTCATCGTACGTTTGCACGATCCCTCGCTCAAGCACATGGAATTCGAACGGAGGGTTGCGGCGACCCTTCGCGTTAGGTCGGAGGTGGGTCTTGAAATGGTCGCCTGTGTTATCTGGGCGACTGAAGGCTTTGCCGCATTTAGGCAACGGGCATTTGTAAGCACGCTCTCTCGAGTGCATGCTCATATGCCGCTTCAAGTGCTCAGTTCGCTCGAAACGACTACCACAGGGGTTGCCAGGTTCATCTTCGTAGGTGCACCGATGCGGCTTGGAGTCTTTCGATTCATGGGTGTGGGCTATGCCATTCTTGATCTCAAACGGCTTTCCTTCACATTGTACGATTATGCCGTTAATTTCTTGCTCCAGCCATGCTTTCCCTTCATGCTGGGACTTGCGTGAACGCTTGGCAGAACGACTATTCTTTCGTGCAACGCGCTGAGGGTTGTATCCACCAGGAAGCTGCCGCGATCGGGGCGTCGAGGTGCCACGAGACGGGGATGAGTACTCGTTCTTGATGTGGACGAAATCCGGGTCGGACTCGTCGAAGTACGCACCCATGGGGCTTTCAGGTCCTACTGCGTAAAAGTCACTGTATCCCGAGGTGTCTGAATCGAAGCTCTGCGTATAAGCACCGTGAACAGTCTCGCCTGTACCGTATGCAGAGCTTGTGTCCATCGTATAGTCCTCTTGGGCATTGACCTGCGATGGGACCACATGTTGTGGCTGATGGAATGCTGACGATGCCAGTGAAGCATGAGACGGTCCATACTGCGAATATGATGGTTGCTCAAATGATTGCTGAAACGATTGGTCAACATTGCGGTACCCAAGTGTGGCAGGTGAGCACTCCTGGCTGAAGTTCAACCCGGTAGGGGCTACGAGGCTGGACGGAGTTTGCCGTGCGATCGACCAAGCGTTGCGAGCTGGCGACGCGGTCATTGTGGACGCAAAGCTGTCTTGTCCAACAGAAGGGTAGATCGGCATGTTTGAAGCATCGCTCATTTGCTGGTGTTCGAATGGCATGCCAAACATTGACTGGCCCAGGTGCGCATTCTGGCAACTGTCGTTCATGGTCGCGGCGATGGAAGCGTGTAGGTCAACGCCGTCCGTCCAATGCGCAGTAAAGTCGTGAGACTGCGCCATGCTATGAATCGGCGTTACCGGCTGTGAGTAGCCGCTGATGGACGACGGGCCTGACTGGGATGCATCTGATAACGCAGAAAATGCCAACGACGGTCGTCGAGAGTCATGCGCAGACTGAGGCGGCGTAAGAGGCAACCCATGGAAAGCGAGAGCCTTTTCAGCAGGGCCACGAGTGTCAATACCGGGCACGACAACGCCACGCCCAGGTCTCACAGGTGTACCCGATGAAGACATGTCGAAAACTGCAACACGTTGTCAGCCGTTTCGTCCCAATTCGATCACATTGTCTTTGAGACTCCATACACAAGACAGATACCTCTCGTGATCAGCGTTCGATGTTCAAATGAGAAGAGTCAATAAAGAGAGAGACTCAAGCAGGTGGGAATGTTTCGGTGATTGGAAAGTGTGTGGCTTTTAATCGTGGCATGAACACCTATGGCTCAGGACGTAAAAGAGGCCAAGGAGGCTCGCTCGAACTCACCATTGTGCACTAACATCCTCAGGCTGGCAGACTGCGCTCGTGTCGTACGCAACGCAAACCTTATGTCAGGGTTGTTGTGGAGGGTGTCCTGGGCGACGATCTGTATGGCACAGTCAGTACAGTCTGGACGCAAAGGTAAATGCCAGTACAACCGAAACCGAATCAAAAGTGACGGACTCACTGGTTGTCCAAACAGAATTCAGCAAGAATAGGCGACCAATTTCCAGTAATTCTGACAGGATTGCTATAGGATCAGCAAGGGGTAGTTCAACCGGTCCTGATCTGGTGTGGCCTCAGGAACAACGGGCGTTTGGGACTGTGATGAGAAGTGAAATGGTGGATGGGAGTACTTCTCTGCCGCAAACACAGACCTTGCTGAGAATAAGTATTCGTGCGTCCAGACGTCTCAAAGCTCAGAGTATACGCCTTGCAGGCGGACTCTTGTGCACAACGACGGCCCGGTAGATCGGCTCAGGGTAGTAGGAAGTTGTTGAGAGGGTGGTCTACCCATTGCAACGTCAGCCGTATGGGGAGAACGCCTCCAACCTGAGGAATGCAACAGTATCGGCAGTTGCCAGCCGGTACAGCAATCATAATGCTGTCCGATCGATGGCCGAATGACATGCGTAAGAGGTACAGATGATCAGATTCGCCCTCAACGATCTCGCGGATCTGCCGCAGCGAAGACGGTTCGTCTTGATGTTTAGGCGGTCTGCAAATGCTACCCTGTACCTACATCTGTGGTGAGCACGGACTGTTTCAGAGACTGATCGAGCAGACAGTCGGACTCTTCTATATGTATCCAGGTTGGAGACGCCGTTGCGGCTATTAGCATCGATACGCCCACGAGTCAGGAAGCGCGGATCTCCAAGAAGCCATTCTCATGCGATGGTTGCGCAACATGAACAGAACGGTTCCTGACTGGCCATTGTCAAGAGATGTGGGCCTCAGATTCTTACTGTCCTCGGTCTCGGCTGCGCTGTAGGCATGCACACGGCTGCCAAACAGAGCGGCGCAGCACAATGGTGGCGCAGAGTGGGCTCCTGCCGTGTATTGGTAGAGTCCGAATGCTTCGACGAGAGCTGCAGCCATCCACTTAGCACACGATGCATCGTTGGACGATGGCAGATGTCAATGCCAGAACCCGTGATGAGGCCATGGCTTGAACGACGTCGTCTTGTGTAATCATCACTCATCAATCTCCAGACTTTAGTGTGGAGACTCCCGTCATGATCATGAGAGACTCTGTTGACACACCACCGGGTTGTTGGAGTTGTCAAAGAGTCCGCGTTGTCGCACAGGCGGCAGGGAAGAGGCCTGCACGCCCGGAAGTTTGAGGAACGCTGTCAACTTCAAGCGAGGCTTCTCCACTCCACTGTCCCCCAGAGTAAAGAGTCGAATCCTGACCTCTTGCATCGTTGCTTCTTTGCTATGAGCTATCGAAAGCCTTCGTCTCTCGGAAATGCTAAGAGGTGACGTTGCAACCAGGATGGCTCAATGCGGCCAATTGCATGAACGCGTGAGTGGTTGATCCGCCGGAGGCGTGGCGCTGGATACATGTAGTCTTATGGCAGACGGGTACCTACCTCATCTGCGCGCTTCACTCCGGCATGGAGTCCATTCTCCAGGTTGGATCCTGGTCCCTGATGGCGCTACTGCTGCGCGTTCCTGATCTCCATGCCGCGCCGCCCTTGTCTGTGCCGTGCATCGACGTTTCAGCAAGCGCATGGCCCGCCAAAGTCGTTCAAATGCAGCCGCGCTTGGTGTGGAGAGCGCGATGAGCTCCAGCCCGGCAAGCCAGATTGATGTGGATCCACACCCTCAATATTAAGCTGCAGAAGCAGTTATGTCTCGCATGTCGCTCCTTGCCGTCACCCCCCATTGGGCACAACGAAAAGTTGCACACAGCCTATGTGATGTACCGCGGGCCGATCAGGAACTCGGCCAGTGAGTTCGCCTGCTCACTCACTAATGGCGAAGGACATGTCGCTATTGCGAGCGTGGAGGTTGGCGGATGACAGCATTTGGATTGATGGATGGTTCGTGGTACCAACGAACATACCTCGTGAAGGCAGCATCGGTCTTGGAGGGGGAGAGACCTGCATGTTCTGACGGCCACCCGCATCCGCATGCTTAGACGTCCGCGTTGTCAGGGCACAGTCTCGAGGCTTGGCTTCGGAGATTTTCCTGCCTCTTGTATAACATCTGGAGCTTGTCATCAAACCATCTACAGCGTCGACGGTCAAACCTGCGGATGATCAGCACCTTCACTCAACTCACGTTGCACAGCATGTCGAGCGGAGTAGACCAAGCAGTTCAGACTTCAAGAGCACCAAGGCCTCTTCACCTTGTCTAGATCTCTATGTCTGCAAGTGCGGATAGCTGCTCACGACCCGACAATCAGGAAGGACCGGCGGTTGCAGTCAGACAGCCCGCCAGCCAGAACTCAAAGTTACACCATCGCCAGCATTGTTGTTCACCGCCTGAAATCCGCCTGCATGGTCTGAAGAATGGCCATTCAACTCAGCACCCGCCACGATCAAGGGCTCTGCTGCATCGCCCGGTTCGGCAAATACACTTTCGGAACGACCTTTGTGCGACTCGTCGTGTACTGGGTCGTAGCTTGGTCGCTTAGCACTGAGGCTCAGCGTGTCCTGGACATGTTCGACACGGTCATCGTGCCGGTCCCGCAGTGTGCTGTCTGGCACTCGGTTTTCTGCTGGCTTAGCAATCTGCGTCTCGTCGCCCGCCAAGCCGACATCTCCATCTTGGCCGTCCTCCCAACCCTGTCTGGCAAGTTGCCGGGCGTTGGCCAGACCTTCTTCGTCCTCTCTGATCTGCATCTCCTGCTCTTCTTTAGCATCCAGAGCTTCCAAATCTTCCAAAGGGTTGCTATCGTCTTCGTCACTATCGTCGTTCCGGTTCTCACCACTCTCGCTGCGAGCGGCATCGCTGTCTCCGTTCAGATAGCCATTGCCCTGCGCGGAGTCACGAGAAGGCGAGTACCCCATCGATGGCGGATATGCTGAGTCCATCACATGATCGAGCGCTCCAAGTTCGTCGCGCGACACATCACGCCAATGACAACGCGCGTGCTTTCTGGTGCAGCCAGCACAGGAAGTCAAGTTCTTCACGCAATCCATGCGTAACCGCCGGCAACGATCGCATGGAGGCAACACACGTTGACCACGAGGCAAGCCATCCATATGAGCCTGACATAGTGGTCGGAATGGCTGACTGCTTTCGAGCGCAGGCGGCAAAGGGCGACTGAAGTTGTGCTTTAGCGGTGCGTGAGTGCCATTGTACATGTGAGCGCCGATGCTAGACGACGGCCGATGTCCAAGAGTGGTCACATGGCTGACAGACTGGGTACGAGAATGTACTGTGCTATCTCCAGCAGTGTAAGGCATGATGTCGTTGCTAAAAGCGTTGGGTGGTACTGGCGATAGCGAAGAGGCGTTGGAATCGATACCGTCGTGATGGTTGATTGTGACCTCTGAGGCTCGAGGAGCGAGCTGCTCAACAACAGAATGGTGTCTTGCTTGTGGCCTGCCCGACCCTTGATTGTGTGGCAGGCTTTCAAAGTGTTGCAATAGCTCGTTCCTGACGGCCGCAGATGATCCCAGGCTTGGCTGAACAGGCTCTGGTCTAACAGTATCGCTGGCTTGTGGGCCGTTCGACGTATTCACAGCGACGAAGTTTGAGCCAGAGGTGGGCGGCGCAGTTGTGGTCTGCACAGCATTCGCTTTGGCTGGTGTCCCGCTCCCACCTTCTGCTCTCCTCTCGAGTATTGCTGCTCTGCGTCCCTTCAGCCGATGGCTCAGCTGCCTAGTCCGAGCCGCAACCATGTCTGCCGCATTCGTGAGCTCCTTGAGCTTGGCTTCCAGCACATCGCATGTTCCCACTTCCTTCTCCTCATCCTCCCAGATCGGTAGCGGCGGAATCAGCTCCTGACATCGTCCACTATTGATGAACAAGAAGTCTTCCTCGCTGATCTGCACGCGCAACTGCCTCTGTGGGTAGTAGAACTGACACACGCGCTTGCCCTCTGAGAAGGTGCTCAACGTGAACTGACTCGGGTGCGAGCGGGCGAACTCAATGACGTCGAGCCAGGTGATCTGCGATGCATCCTCGAGGTTGCTCGACGAGTGCTTCTGGTGGGTAGCGACGACCTTGGGCGGTGTTTCGAAGCAGCGTTCGAAGCGCTTGATCAGTATCGGTCCGAGCGGTCGGGCGCCCAAGTTCGAGGCCAGCGACTCGTGTCGATCGAGGATGTTGCTGTAGGCCGATAGCAGATGTAGGAGGTTCGGTAGGGTGTCCTCCTTGTTGATTAATGGCAGATCGTCGTGCGATTGACGGGCGAGGTAGTTGATGCTCAGCTGGTGGCCCGTCTTTGCAGACTTCGGTGCTGGAGCTGCATCTGCGCCTGCACCGGCGCCTGCTCCTGGGCCACTGTTGCTACCCATCGAGGGGCTCCTCTTCCGCTTCGACGAGTCCATCGCTGACCCGGTGAGCTCCATGATGGGTGGCGCATAGCGGAGGGAAGGGGCAAGAGGTCGCGACAAGCAGCAGGAGTGGGAGGCAGCGGCAGCGGCTGGCTGGCTTCGTGCGTGCGTGGGAGCGGCATTCAACTCCGCCACCTCACCTCCGCCCACCAGACACATGCCCGCTCACTCACGCGCGAACAGGGGTGATGAGCCACTTTAGCTCCTCCACCGACGCTGGCAACGGTGGTCATGGCCGGAGCCGCTGTGCATGTCGTCCGTCAGCCATCTAGTGTCAAACAGTCTTCAAGGTCCCGTCAAGTGTTATTGAGTGCAATCCCACACGCCCTCGCTGACAGCCACCACGCTCCACCCTGCCACCTGTTTTGGGGAGCGGGCCCGCGGAGCCGATGGGCCGATCCTTCCACTTCCTGCACATCGGCTTTCCGTATGACTTGCCAACAGCACAGCATTCATCATGTCGGAGCATGCAAGCTTCAGAGGCGGCGGTGACAGAGGTCGCGGTGGACGTGGTCGTGGAGGCGGCGATCGTGGCGGACGTGGCGGAGGCAATCAGCAGCAGGGCGCCGAGCGAAAGAAAGAAAACATTCTCGACCTCGCCAAGTACATGGACAAAGAGATCAGTGTGAAGTTCAACGGTGGCCGCGAAGGTGAGCCATACCAGTATGGTGAGTTGCTATTTGCTAACATCGATTGCTGCTAGTGACCGGTACCTTGAAGGGCTATGATCAGCTCATGAACCTCGTGTTGGACAACGTCAAGGAAGTGACGAGAGGTAGGCCATGCCGAATACATCATTCTAACACTCATACTGACTACATACAGATGAGGAAGGAAATACCAGCACCCGAAATCTAGGTCTTCTAGTGGCGAGAGGCACACTCCTGGTCTTGATATCACCACTGGATGGCAGCGAGGAAATCGCCAATCCCTTCATACAGCAGGATGACGATGACGAGTAAGCAGAGAGGCCTCACGAAATCCCAACGCAGCGCGAAGCATTTGGTCATTTGTGTACTATGAGGCCCGCAAAGCGTACGCACGAGACGTTGTGCAAACGGCAGATGCGGAGCAGCAGCACCAGTCCAGGCTCGGAACGTTACTCGCATGCCTCCAGTACTCTTCGGACGCGCCAATCTGAAACATCGCTCGCATCGGGGAATGAAGCGATGTTCAACGTCGCGTAGTCATGATATGGCACTTTTGCTAGACCCAAAAGCAGACCACGATGACAAAATGGCCGTACCACAGCACAACAGCAAACGAGAAATTAAAAATGGTCAAACGCTACATTACACCTTGTTCTACTCTCCCTCTAACCAAAACCTGGATACCCTCCGTATCCAGCCTCGGATGCGCAATTTGATAATCGTGCAAGAAAGCAACATCTCTATAATCCGTCCGATACAGCTCACACTCAAACTCAGCAAAGCTCGCCAACACCAAACACATTGCCGCATTCGCCACATTCACCCCCAAGCACTCACTTCCTATGTCCCTTCCCCATCGCCATCATGCTCCGCTTCCGCCGCTTCACATCTTCACCATCTCCAATCCATCGCTCCGGGTCGAATGTGGTGGGTCGGGGAAGAGCTCTTCGTTCATGTGGGTGCCGTATGTTATGCATGACATTTCCGTTCCAGGCGGGAAAACGTAGGTCTGCCCTTTGTTGGGACCGTAGCTGGCTGTGTAGGTCAAGCTTTCGGTGGGAGAGGACCGGGTCATGCGGTTTGTGACGCCAAAGGTGAGGCGATTGGTCTCTAGTATCACTGCGTTCAGGTACGGAAGTTGCAGCAGCTCGGTGAGTGAAAGCGTATCGTGGTCAGATCTGCTACGTGCTTCGTGTAGCTCATCTCGCAAATTTTGGAGTGTTGTAGGATAATGGAGCAGATAGAAAGATCCATACCCCAAGGACTTTGCCGTGGACTCCGTTCCAGCCATGACGAGGATCGTGGCTTCATCCTGGAGTCGTGGCAGCGTCTTCTCCTCAGGCGGGAGGGTCTCGCTATCGCGAAGCTCATAGAATACGGAATGACGACCCTTCCTGTCATTGTGCGTATCCGCCAGTACTGCCTCGATGTCCTTGCCAGCTGCTGCCTTGAATTCTATCAAGTCCATGACAGCTGGCGGAACCGCAAACCCTCCCAGCTTACTGAGCCCTCTCCCAATCCACGGAAAGTGCTTGTTGATCTTCACACCTGTCAAAAACCTCATGAGATTGTTACTCTCGACCTTCGCCTCTGGTAGTCTATTCATCAACCCATTATTTGATCCAAAGCAGAAGTTGCGCACAAGGTCATTCGCGAAAGCGAAATACACATCTGAAAGGTTCAGTGGCTGGCCCGACTTCAACGCACTCTCAACATGCCTAGTCACCTGCTCTCTCTTCTCCACAATCAAGTATTCCATCGATAAGACCGACTTTTGACTAAAATAAGGATTAAGCGCATCCCTTCTCATCTTGTGCAAGTAAAAGTCCTCAGCCCCAGCAACGCTCTGATCAACCATCAGCCCAAACTTGTTGGGATTGTTCCGATTTCTGAGAGCATATATCGTGCCCAGAAACTCCGGGTCGTTGATGTGAACCTCCTCAGGAACAGGTCGTATGATGGGCCCATACTTGGCGTGCAAGTCTCTGATTCTGGAATGGTATTGACCTGGCAACCAAAGTTCGTAGTACATTTCGTACAATGTGCTGATTCCAACGAGAACAGGTCCAGGGACTTTGGCCAGTGGGTGGAAGAACAGTCGATGAGTGACAGTGTACACCAGTGCAGCAAGCAGACCACCAGCGACCATGACGGCCAGATGGGTTGGGTGTACGTCCATAGTGCTACAATTCTGAAGGATATATCAACCAAGCTCATACCCATAATATGCTACAGGTACAACAAAAGAGCTGACATGTGCCATAGGCAAGCCGCTTAACCCGGGTACGCGGCGTGATGCATTTCAAGCTGACGCCAATGTGATCCATGATGCGTATGTGCTGTGAGACATGGCGAGGCAACTTGGTGGCATCCACCAACACCGGGTGTGAAGCTTCAGCATATCTGCCCTGTAGGTCTAGCAGATGAAGGGCCTGCAGAAGCGCAATGCTTCGTGATCCTGCATGACTACATAAAATGATATGCTGAAAGGCCTCCGTCCTTATTGAAATGAGCGAAGGGTAGCACCCGCAGCTCGAGGAAGCAGTTGTCCGCTGTCCTCGCGATGCCGCATGCTGCTGTCGTCGCAACGTGTATATATATTGTTTCCTACGTACTCGGAAGGGGATTCACCGCGCCGGGGCTAAGAAGCGAGCCAATTAAATAATTGTAGGTTCTTTTTCAGCCAATTAGACGACAGCTCGAGTTTGTTAGCGATGGCCTTTATCCTAAGACCTACCCCTACTAAGCACGGACCTTCGCCTTCCCCTTCCCTTTCCCCTTCCCCTTCCCCATCTACCCCTTTACCTTCCCGTTCGCAGCGCTTCGAAGGTGACAGAGTCTGATTGTTATTCTCGCTCCAGGGCGCTTGGAGGGTACGCTCGAGTGCTCGCAAGCTCGCACGTCGCAACCCTCACCGCGCGCCCTTCGCTCAATCAGCACGCGGCACGCAAAAAGTCTATCCTGCACACGACCGAGCCCTGAAGACCACCAAGTGTTGTTTCTGTACAGTATATGAATGGCGACACTGCACGTCTTTCCACAGCCCGCGCTGTGAAGCAGTATTGGATGTTGCAGAAGTCGTCGCGGTAAGCAGATAATTACATGTACGCTTACAGAAAAGCCGGTAGTACCGACCGCTATGCCGCCCAATGCACAGTCCCGATATGCTATGCTGTTCTTATGCTGGGTTTGCCTGACCCTCGTCCAACGCCTCGCTAATTGAAATCAAGCAGTTCACCGGCTCTGGGGCAGAAAGCTGAATCCGAAACCAGGCACTGCCGGTGGTGTCGCGACCGCCACAGGCTCTGGCCTCGCGGCATAAGCGTATGGATCCATCGCCGGAGGTCCTCCTGTCACGCCACTGTAACCCCCATATCCTTGATCGCctccaccaccaccacctcCACCCCCGCCTTGATGCTTCTTGCCATGTCGACGTCCGCCCCCACCTCCACCGTCCTCCCGCTGCCTCTTCGCTGGTGCATTGTTCTCCGGTCCCACACGCTTGCTCATCGCCTTGCTGCT from Fulvia fulva chromosome 2, complete sequence harbors:
- a CDS encoding putative kinetochore protein spc24 → MVLFDEDPVDLMSATTSKFRIAPDKDSLNRISESLHTLASARQSRLDQQTDVLSSLSRRLNNIKGQYDYEEERHDAGRHAAEMLKMDTEKFRIAKGVNDAEIETERLGGELAALKQQLETLEKEGVEGGARRSVQKQEDANILKLSFYRSLGIEVQQDAKTGEYNRAVIHNAGKGDVNVIDVDSSQAPGHYTKTLWDSI
- a CDS encoding Zinc finger C2H2 protein gives rise to the protein MSSSGTPVRPGRGVVVPGIDTRGPAEKALAFHGLPLTPPQSAHDSRRPSLAFSALSDASQSGPSSISGYSQPVTPIHSMAQSHDFTAHWTDGVDLHASIAATMNDSCQNAHLGQSMFGMPFEHQQMSDASNMPIYPSVGQDSFASTMTASPARNAWSIARQTPSSLVAPTGLNFSQECSPATLGYRNVDQSFQQSFEQPSYSQYGPSHASLASSAFHQPQHVVPSQVNAQEDYTMDTSSAYGTGETVHGAYTQSFDSDTSGYSDFYAVGPESPMGAYFDESDPDFVHIKNEYSSPSRGTSTPRSRQLPGGYNPQRVARKNSRSAKRSRKSQHEGKAWLEQEINGIIVQCEGKPFEIKNGIAHTHESKDSKPHRCTYEDEPGNPCGSRFERTEHLKRHMSMHSRERAYKCPLPKCGKAFSRPDNTGDHFKTHLRPNAKGRRNPPFEFHVLERGIVQTYDEKTANKASTLTVHA
- a CDS encoding Cytochrome P450 monooxygenase TRI4; amino-acid sequence: MDVHPTHLAVMVAGGLLAALVYTVTHRLFFHPLAKVPGPVLVGISTLYEMYYELWLPGQYHSRIRDLHAKYGPIIRPVPEEVHINDPEFLGTIYALRNRNNPNKFGLMVDQSVAGAEDFYLHKMRRDALNPYFSQKSVLSMEYLIVEKREQVTRHVESALKSGQPLNLSDVYFAFANDLVRNFCFGSNNGLMNRLPEAKVESNNLMRFLTGVKINKHFPWIGRGLSKLGGFAVPPAVMDLIEFKAAAGKDIEAVLADTHNDRKGRHSVFYELRDSETLPPEEKTLPRLQDEATILVMAGTESTAKSLGYGSFYLLHYPTTLQNLRDELHEARSRSDHDTLSLTELLQLPYLNAVILETNRLTFGVTNRMTRSSPTESLTYTASYGPNKGQTYVFPPGTEMSCITYGTHMNEELFPDPPHSTRSDGLEMVKM
- a CDS encoding Mitochondrial fission 1 protein, which gives rise to MAEHLPYAADAESPLKPAELQVLRLQYEKEGEYVSLQTKFNYAWGLIKSSSRTDQQDGVRLLSDIFRQSPDRRRECLYYLALGNYKLGNYAEARRYNDNLLEIEPNNLQAQSLSQIVEEKVNKEGLVGMAIVGGLAVAAGVVGGMIFKGAQRKR
- a CDS encoding U6 snRNA-associated Sm-like protein LSm7, which gives rise to MSEHASFRGGGDRGRGGRGRGGGDRGGRGGGNQQQGAERKKENILDLAKYMDKEISVKFNGGREVTGTLKGYDQLMNLVLDNVKEVTRDEEGNTSTRNLGLLVARGTLLVLISPLDGSEEIANPFIQQDDDDE